DNA from Globicephala melas chromosome 11, mGloMel1.2, whole genome shotgun sequence:
AGAAAACTGCTGAGAGGACACTAGGAgtaagaggaagaagggaaggatcTCAAACGGGGCTCATGCCCAACAGAGTAGAGGGAACCGACAAGAATACTGTTTCCTTGACATACCTgcttcctcgtcctcctcctcctcctcctcttcatcgTCCCCCTGACCTTCCTGCATCTGTTCCAGATCCTCCTCTTCTTCAGAATCTGTGGCCTCCTCGTCTTCCTCctcatcttcctctccctcctcttcctcctcctcctcatcactTTCCTCATCTTCATCATCGGTCTCAGCCTTGGAGGTGGTAGGGCACTCCTGGGATGCCATCCCACTAGGGCCCTGCAGGGGACAAAGGAGTTTCTCTATGGAATCCCTTGCCCCAGAGGGGCTGCTTCTTGCATTCCTTCTGCACACGCCATGATCAGTCACCACGTACTCCCTCCTGGCCAGTGCAGTGGAAGGACAAGGTCTCTCTGAAGGGTGTATTCCCTTCCATACCTCACCAGAATCCAAGGAGGCTTTGGAGGGGTCTGCAGAGTGGGAAGGGGTGGCTTGGGGGAGCCGCgctcttctcttctgtctctcgCCCTCCTCGCTCTTGTCTTGCATCATTGCATACTTGGAGATGACCTCATCCAGCCGTCTCATAGCCAAGCTCCGGTTCTCCCGCAGGCGCCGAGCCAGGGCAGGATCTGACAGTGCGGGATCAATGCCTATGTGGGAAGATATAAAGTCAGTGTACTCACCCAGAACCCTAGAAGAAGGGACTAGAGAGACACCCCCTCCACCACACACCTGACGAATGAGGGTTACCAAGGAGCATCTCACTAATGCCTACCTGGCCTATAGTCATCTGTGAGGTGACAGCCAAAGTTGTAGATGAGATCAAGGTGGCGACGCTCCTGTAACCTGATGCCCACATCTCGGAAGGCATCCTGAGCCATGAGCTGAAGCTGCTGTCGGGGGAGGCCAAGGCTGTGCCGAGCAGCTGCCTTCTCTACAGCCCGCAGTACGTCTCCATAGTCAGGGAAGGTATCAGGCCCTGGCTTGTTGATGAGCCGCTCAATGCGCCTGTTGACCTCTGGGTAGCGGGTACCACGGTAGGGGATGCGCTGCTCTATGACCCGGCCTGTCAGTGAAGAGCAGTCTTTCAGCTCACACAGCCGCCCAAAGAGGCGGATCAGCTTACGCTTCAACCTCGCCTCCTGCAGGTAAGCGGAGTCTGGGTCATCCAATTCTGAGAGATCCAACTCCTTTTCCTGCAGCCGCCGGATCTCTGCCACGTAGAGTGCCAGCAGCTGCTCCAAGCGCTGGATCTGCCGCCGGGAACCATGGGTCCTTGGGGCCTCAGAGGCAGTGGTCTCAGCACTTGTGGGGTCCAAGGAGGGGTCTGCGGGAGGGTTATTCCCAGAGGGCTCACTAGAGGTGGTGGCAGCAGGGGCCAGGTTCAGCTTCTTCTTGGCTGAGTGGGCCTTGAGAACAGTGCAGAGCTCATTAATGTAGACATAGAGCTTAGCTGGCCGGCTCTGGGCCCGAGAGAGGACCCGAGAGAGGATGTTGCAGAACTCCGCCGAGGCCAAAAACAGAGAGTGGGCCCGCTGCTGCCGGTTATAGAGGAACGGGACCACCTCAGGGTGGTCCGCCGTCTGCGTCTTACACAGTTCAAGGAACTGGAAGGTTCAGGagaaaaagggagggggaaagagacAAGGGATGGGATTGAGAGAAAGAAGGTGAGGTGGGGTTAGTGGGGAAGAAAGGACAGGAGAGCCAGTCAGCCATCCCCCTCCCTGGGGTACGAGAATCTTCTCCCCTAAAGCTCACCTCTTCAAACAGCTTCTCATTCTCCAACTTGTAGCATTTCTTGCCGCCCGAACTACTGCTTCCTCCAGCCCCATGGGGCTGAGAGGAGCCAGGGGCTTCTGCCCTGGGTGAGGCCggattggggggtgggtgggagggcccTGGCAGAGCAGCTgcttcatcttcatcat
Protein-coding regions in this window:
- the DAXX gene encoding death domain-associated protein 6 isoform X2, whose product is MATANSIIVLDDDDEDEAAALPGPSHPPPNPASPRAEAPGSSQPHGAGGSSSSGGKKCYKLENEKLFEEFLELCKTQTADHPEVVPFLYNRQQRAHSLFLASAEFCNILSRVLSRAQSRPAKLYVYINELCTVLKAHSAKKKLNLAPAATTSSEPSGNNPPADPSLDPTSAETTASEAPRTHGSRRQIQRLEQLLALYVAEIRRLQEKELDLSELDDPDSAYLQEARLKRKLIRLFGRLCELKDCSSLTGRVIEQRIPYRGTRYPEVNRRIERLINKPGPDTFPDYGDVLRAVEKAAARHSLGLPRQQLQLMAQDAFRDVGIRLQERRHLDLIYNFGCHLTDDYRPGIDPALSDPALARRLRENRSLAMRRLDEVISKYAMMQDKSEEGERQKRRARLPQATPSHSADPSKASLDSGEGPSGMASQECPTTSKAETDDEDEESDEEEEEEEGEEDEEEDEEATDSEEEEDLEQMQEGQGDDEEEEEEEDEEADLH
- the DAXX gene encoding death domain-associated protein 6 isoform X1, translated to MATANSIIVLDDDDEDEAAALPGPSHPPPNPASPRAEAPGSSQPHGAGGSSSSGGKKCYKLENEKLFEEFLELCKTQTADHPEVVPFLYNRQQRAHSLFLASAEFCNILSRVLSRAQSRPAKLYVYINELCTVLKAHSAKKKLNLAPAATTSSEPSGNNPPADPSLDPTSAETTASEAPRTHGSRRQIQRLEQLLALYVAEIRRLQEKELDLSELDDPDSAYLQEARLKRKLIRLFGRLCELKDCSSLTGRVIEQRIPYRGTRYPEVNRRIERLINKPGPDTFPDYGDVLRAVEKAAARHSLGLPRQQLQLMAQDAFRDVGIRLQERRHLDLIYNFGCHLTDDYRPGIDPALSDPALARRLRENRSLAMRRLDEVISKYAMMQDKSEEGERQKRRARLPQATPSHSADPSKASLDSGEGPSGMASQECPTTSKAETDDEDEESDEEEEEEEGEEDEEEDEEATDSEEEEDLEQMQEGQGDDEEEEEEEDEEAGKDGDKSPMSPLQISTEKNLEPRKGISGSLGEQQNKGLTVSPSSLAEEPPAPSSVVAESSGEHLEELPLEEESPMSQLFELEIEALPLDTTPSPEERDVSSSRKQSEDPLTTVLENGAAMVTSTSFNGGVSPHTWGDSSPPHKKSRKEKQTEAGPLGKSYVERQRAVHEKTHTLPSPPSPLASMAPVADSSTRVDSPSHGLVTSSLCSPFPARLFDTPQSQPSRPGTFKMSVATQCDPEEIIVLSDSD